In Streptomyces sp. 840.1, one DNA window encodes the following:
- a CDS encoding pyridoxal phosphate-dependent aminotransferase, whose amino-acid sequence MQVIQSTKLANVCYEIRGPVLEEAMRLEAAGHRILKLNTGNPAAFGFECPPEILEDILRNLSGAHGYGDAKGLLSARRAVMQHYQTKGIDLDIEDIYLGNGVSELIQMSMQALLDDGDEVLVPAPDYPLWTASVSLAGGTAVHYRCDEQSDWMPDLADIERKITDRTKAMVIINPNNPTGAVYDDEMLRGLTEIARRHNLVVCSDEIYDRILYDGATHTPTAAIAPDLMVLTFNGLSKNYRVAGYRSGWMAVCGPKAHASSYIEGLTILANMRLCANMPSQHAVATALGGRQSINDLVLPGGRILEQRDVAYDLLTQIPGVTCVKPKGALYLFPRLDPKVYKIKDDRQMVLDLLRAEKIMVVQGTGFNWPETDHFRVVTLPSTEDLTDAIGRIARFLDGYCQV is encoded by the coding sequence ATGCAGGTCATCCAGTCCACGAAGCTCGCCAACGTCTGTTACGAAATCCGGGGCCCCGTGCTGGAGGAGGCGATGCGGCTGGAAGCGGCAGGCCATCGCATCCTCAAGCTGAACACCGGCAACCCCGCCGCGTTCGGCTTCGAGTGCCCGCCGGAGATCCTCGAGGACATCCTGCGCAACCTCTCCGGGGCGCACGGCTACGGCGACGCGAAGGGGCTGCTGTCCGCGCGGCGGGCGGTGATGCAGCACTACCAGACCAAGGGGATCGACCTCGACATCGAGGACATCTACCTGGGCAACGGGGTCTCCGAGCTGATCCAGATGTCGATGCAGGCACTGCTCGACGACGGCGACGAGGTGCTCGTACCGGCTCCTGACTACCCGCTGTGGACGGCGTCGGTCTCCCTCGCCGGCGGCACTGCCGTGCACTACCGCTGCGACGAGCAGTCCGACTGGATGCCCGACCTCGCCGACATCGAGCGGAAGATCACCGACCGCACCAAGGCCATGGTGATCATCAACCCGAACAACCCGACGGGTGCGGTGTACGACGACGAGATGCTGCGCGGACTGACGGAGATCGCCCGCCGCCACAACCTGGTCGTCTGCTCCGACGAGATCTACGACCGGATCCTGTACGACGGGGCGACCCACACCCCGACCGCCGCCATCGCGCCCGACCTGATGGTGCTCACCTTCAACGGGCTGTCCAAGAACTACCGGGTGGCCGGCTACCGCTCGGGCTGGATGGCGGTCTGCGGCCCGAAGGCGCACGCCTCCTCGTACATCGAGGGGCTGACGATCCTCGCCAACATGCGGCTGTGCGCCAACATGCCCTCGCAGCACGCTGTGGCGACCGCGCTCGGCGGGCGGCAGTCGATCAACGACCTGGTGCTGCCGGGCGGCCGCATCCTGGAGCAGCGGGACGTGGCGTACGACCTGCTGACGCAGATCCCGGGCGTGACGTGCGTGAAGCCGAAGGGCGCACTGTATCTCTTCCCCCGGCTCGACCCGAAGGTCTACAAGATCAAGGACGACAGGCAGATGGTCCTCGACCTGCTGCGGGCCGAGAAGATCATGGTCGTGCAGGGGACG